One window from the genome of Rhodopirellula halodulae encodes:
- the thiC gene encoding phosphomethylpyrimidine synthase ThiC yields MTQLLSARAGEITPEMEYVAKREDLPVELIRDEVAAGRMVIPANKVHAAGVLEPMAIGIAAKCKINANIGNSAVTSNVGEELEKLHTAVHFGADTVMDLSTGKDIDNIRRQIIAKSPVPIGTVPIYQMLEELGGNIEDMTAQHFLDMVEHQAKQGVDYMTIHCGVKLEHLHLTVNRVTGIVSRGGSLIAKWMMAHNKQNPLLEAFDDLCDIMREYDVTWSLGDGLRPGSIADASDDAQFAELDVLGECTKRGWEKGTQVMVEGPGHIPLDQIQMNIERQIEVCHGAPFYVLGPLVTDIAPGYDHITSCIGAANAGMHGAAMLCYVTPKEHLGLPNDEDVKQGVIAYKIAAHSADVARQRKGAQDRDDALSKARFEFDWKEQFRLSLDPETAQRYHDETLPQDTFKSAHFCSMCGPKYCSMKITEDIREMAKEKKLVELPTT; encoded by the coding sequence ATGACTCAGCTCCTGTCTGCCCGAGCGGGCGAAATCACCCCCGAAATGGAATACGTCGCGAAACGCGAAGACCTGCCAGTCGAGCTGATCCGCGATGAGGTCGCAGCGGGACGCATGGTGATTCCCGCCAACAAGGTTCACGCCGCTGGCGTTTTGGAACCGATGGCGATCGGGATCGCAGCCAAGTGCAAGATCAACGCGAACATCGGCAACAGCGCCGTGACCAGCAACGTTGGTGAAGAACTCGAAAAGCTTCACACCGCCGTGCACTTCGGCGCCGACACCGTCATGGATTTGTCGACCGGCAAAGACATCGACAACATCCGTCGCCAAATCATCGCCAAGAGTCCTGTGCCGATTGGAACCGTTCCGATCTATCAGATGCTGGAAGAACTCGGTGGCAACATCGAAGACATGACCGCCCAGCATTTCCTTGACATGGTCGAACACCAAGCCAAACAAGGTGTCGACTACATGACCATCCACTGCGGTGTCAAACTGGAGCACCTGCACCTGACGGTCAATCGCGTCACCGGAATCGTCAGCCGCGGTGGTTCGCTGATTGCAAAGTGGATGATGGCTCACAACAAGCAAAACCCCTTGCTGGAAGCCTTCGACGACCTTTGCGACATCATGCGTGAATACGATGTCACCTGGTCATTGGGCGATGGATTGCGTCCCGGCTCGATCGCCGATGCCTCGGACGACGCTCAATTCGCCGAACTGGATGTCTTGGGCGAATGCACCAAACGCGGTTGGGAAAAAGGAACCCAAGTCATGGTCGAAGGACCGGGCCACATTCCTTTGGACCAAATCCAAATGAACATCGAACGTCAAATCGAAGTTTGCCACGGCGCTCCGTTCTACGTCTTGGGCCCATTGGTCACCGACATCGCTCCTGGTTACGACCACATCACTAGCTGCATTGGCGCCGCAAACGCGGGCATGCACGGGGCGGCCATGCTTTGCTACGTGACCCCCAAAGAACACCTGGGCTTGCCCAACGATGAAGACGTCAAGCAAGGCGTGATTGCTTACAAGATCGCGGCTCACTCCGCCGATGTGGCACGCCAACGTAAAGGCGCCCAGGATCGCGACGATGCACTTTCCAAGGCTCGCTTTGAGTTCGACTGGAAAGAGCAATTCCGTCTTTCCCTGGACCCCGAAACGGCCCAGCGATACCACGACGAAACGTTGCCGCAAGACACGTTCAAGAGCGCCCACTTCTGCAGCATGTGCGGACCGAAGTACTGCTCGATGAAGATCACCGAAGACATTCGCGAAATGGCAAAAGAGAAAAAGCTGGTGGAACTGCCAACCACCTAG